In one Cronobacter dublinensis subsp. dublinensis LMG 23823 genomic region, the following are encoded:
- a CDS encoding SDR family oxidoreductase, producing the protein MSTALITGCSSGFGLATAKLFLARGWNVIATMRTPDPTLFPESDRLTILPLDITSEESIDHVMKQAGAIDLLVNNAGLGAPVPVELTPLATAQQLMNTNVLGTLLLTQACLPLMREKQSGVIINVSSSVTTKAMPLIGLYRASKAALNAWSESLALEVRPFGIRVHVVLPGRSPETKFGENARAYFCGRDDAIYGEMVDEFIRRAGEAGSPVTHADDVAEAIFAVATDQHAPLYTAAGEDARQFLTEAQQHSPFSY; encoded by the coding sequence ATGTCAACGGCACTGATTACCGGATGCTCTTCAGGTTTTGGGCTGGCAACAGCAAAACTGTTTTTAGCCAGAGGCTGGAACGTGATCGCCACCATGAGAACGCCCGATCCGACGCTGTTTCCTGAAAGCGACAGGCTGACAATTCTGCCGCTGGATATCACGTCTGAGGAGAGCATTGATCATGTGATGAAACAAGCGGGCGCGATTGACCTGCTGGTGAATAATGCAGGCCTCGGCGCGCCGGTTCCCGTGGAGCTGACTCCCCTGGCCACCGCACAGCAATTGATGAACACCAATGTTCTGGGCACGCTTTTATTAACGCAGGCGTGTCTCCCGCTGATGCGAGAAAAACAGTCAGGCGTGATCATCAATGTGTCGTCATCTGTGACCACTAAAGCGATGCCGCTGATTGGGCTTTATCGTGCCAGTAAGGCGGCGCTGAATGCCTGGAGTGAGTCATTAGCCCTTGAGGTCAGGCCTTTTGGTATTCGCGTGCATGTGGTATTACCGGGACGCTCGCCCGAAACGAAGTTTGGTGAAAATGCGCGGGCATACTTTTGCGGGCGAGACGATGCGATATATGGAGAAATGGTGGATGAATTTATCCGCAGGGCAGGCGAGGCCGGATCGCCCGTGACGCACGCAGACGATGTGGCGGAAGCTATTTTCGCCGTCGCGACCGATCAACATGCGCCGCTGTACACCGCGGCGGGTGAAGATGCCCGTCAGTTTCTTACCGAAGCCCAGCAGCATTCCCCGTTTTCTTACTGA
- a CDS encoding AraC family transcriptional regulator, giving the protein MSDPLTDIVALLNPRPTRAKLVEGAGQWRILRESAGEAFYCAVLQGECLMSINGKAPRRLAAGDFMLIPATYTFENTSAGVAPSAEISMPTLLGDGHVRIGSTAGPAELLMNVGHCEFDTPDKALIVALLPNEILIKGQRRFITLFELLLDESRTRRPGRDVVMTHLLQLLLVESLRSDPELAKTAGILRGLQHDRIATALHLIHEKPGADWQIAHLARKCAMSRSSFFAIFSETVGMSPMQYLLFWRMSLARKALTSSQDNIEQIALRTGYQSASAFSVAFTKHAGMPPGEFRRRSRTERPDSPALHDEPLLT; this is encoded by the coding sequence GTGTCAGATCCGTTAACCGATATTGTTGCGTTACTCAACCCCAGACCCACGCGTGCGAAACTCGTTGAGGGTGCGGGTCAATGGCGTATTCTGCGCGAATCTGCGGGAGAGGCGTTTTATTGCGCCGTGTTGCAGGGCGAATGTCTGATGAGCATTAACGGTAAAGCGCCCAGGCGGCTGGCGGCCGGGGATTTCATGCTGATCCCTGCCACATACACCTTTGAAAACACCAGTGCGGGCGTCGCCCCTTCCGCTGAGATCTCAATGCCGACCCTCCTTGGCGACGGGCACGTAAGAATTGGCTCAACAGCGGGGCCCGCTGAGCTTCTGATGAATGTGGGTCACTGTGAATTCGACACGCCGGACAAAGCGCTAATCGTCGCGTTACTTCCAAACGAGATCCTGATTAAAGGACAACGCCGTTTCATTACGCTCTTTGAACTCCTGCTTGATGAAAGCCGGACCCGACGGCCAGGGCGGGACGTGGTAATGACGCATCTTTTGCAACTGCTGCTGGTAGAGTCGTTGAGAAGCGATCCAGAGCTCGCGAAAACGGCAGGTATTCTGCGCGGGTTACAACATGACAGGATCGCCACCGCGCTGCATCTTATCCATGAAAAACCCGGCGCGGACTGGCAAATCGCTCACCTCGCCCGCAAGTGCGCGATGTCACGCTCCTCTTTTTTCGCCATCTTCAGCGAAACCGTGGGCATGTCGCCCATGCAATATCTGCTCTTCTGGCGAATGTCGCTGGCCAGAAAAGCCCTGACGAGTAGCCAGGATAACATCGAGCAGATAGCCTTGCGAACCGGCTACCAGTCGGCGAGCGCGTTCAGCGTCGCCTTCACGAAACAC